Below is a genomic region from Dehalococcoidales bacterium.
ATTAATGAAAGCGAGCTGTTCCTGCTGGCCGGTTATCTGTCCCCGCCAATGTCCGGTATAGAAGAAGAGAAACCAAGATATAGCGGGGGGCAGCTTGACCCTTATGTCACCCGAATGTTGAGCCAGGAGCCGGTCGAAGTACAACGTACAGTAATCGGAATCCTGAGCATCTTGAAAAGTATTGCCCTGACCATGAAATAAGCCTGATCGCGAGTTATTCCCGGAGAGGAATGCTAATCAACCGGATAGCGCATTATCTTCGTTATTGACCTTTCCCGTCCGGGAGTGTCAGCCCACGTCTTTACCCCTTTGTTATGATACGGGAAAAACCCCTCTTCATCCCGCCGTCTCCGGATTGATCCGGTAACCTTACCGCTTTAGCCCTCTGCCCGCTCTGCCCCCGGCCGGTGACTCCTGTCACCAGTGATATCTTCGCCGGATACCGCGTGTAGTACTATATGACTAATACTATCGTGCCATAGGTGACTACTGGCAATTAATATGCCAATGTGGTACGCTTGGCATTGTAAGAGGAGTATCACGGTTTGCCAGTTAACCTTAATACTGAAAGAGGCGGACGGGAATCAAGGTGAAACAGAGAGTTGGGACCAGGCTTATTGGTGGTTTTCTAATCGGGGCGGCTATTACCCTGTTGGTTGGGGGAGTCGCCCTGTCCGCCCTGAACCGGGTCAACAGGACGGCTAATGACGTAATCAGTACAGACATTCAGAGCTTTACCAGCGCCCATTTTTTCACGAGCGCTTTAAGCGACATCTGCCGTTATGAGAAGGAGTTTTTCCTCGCCAGTGAGCTTGGCAACCGGGCTGTACAGGAAGAATATGCCGCCAGGCTGGAGGATTCCTGGACAGCCCGGTTGCAAGATACCGAAGGTATACGGCAGACATCCGTTTTATGCCTGCAGTGTCACGATAACGGCGGTGGCGCGCCACTATCCGTGGGCAATAATATTAAGGAGCGTGAGGAGCGTATTATCCAACTGGTAAGCTTCGGCGACAACGCATACCATGAACTGGTAGTCCCGGTGCTGGCGGGCCAGACCTATGAACAACTGCAGCCCCGCTACCTCGATTACCGGGAGTCCATAGCGGAACTGGAAGCTCTTTCCGCCAGTCTACACGCAGATACGCTGCACATGCTGGAGATAAGGGAAAAGGAGTTGATTCAGCTTCAGGCAACTCTCCAGAACCTGGTGATTGGTATTGTGCTGGCGGCCGCTATTTTTGCCTTGTTTCTAGGCTCAGTGCTGACTCGCTCTATTACCGGGCCGGTGAGGCGTTTGTCTGAAATTACCCGGAAGATTATCGCCGGTGACCTGACTCAGCGGGTTGAAGTTAGCTCCAGGGATGAGCTGGGTGAACTGGCTACTTCCTTTAACCGGATGGCGGAGAGCCTGCAGGACTCCCGTCGCCAGGTCGAGAAGAAGGAACGGGAACTGGAGGACGCCAACGAGGAACTTAGAGTCAGCAACGAGGAACTCAGAGCGATTGAGGAAGAGTTACGCAATACTAATGAAGAACTGCTGGAGACGAACGAAGAGCTGAGAAAGACTCAGGAGCAGCTCGTCCGTTCCGAGAAACTGGCTGCTATAGGACAACTGGCGGGCGGAGTGGGGCACGAGCTAAGAAACCCGCTGGGGGCAATTAAGAACGCCGTTTACTACGTCAGAGGGAAAGTAGCCGGAAGCGACCTGGGACAGAGAGAGCCGCGAGTGACGCAATTTCTGGATATTGTAGATGATGAGGTAGCCGCTTCCAACAAAATCATCAGTGACCTTCTGGGGTTTCCCCGGGTTGGTAAACCGGCAATCTCGCCGGCCTGTATCGATAGGGTGATTGAGGATGCCTTGTCCCGTATCTCCGTTAACGAAAACATTGCACTGGTCAAAAATCTTGACCCTGACCTGCCTGAAGTTGAAATAGACACCGACCAGATTCGTCAGGTGCTGGTGAACATACTGATGAACGCGGTTCAGGCGATGCCCGGGGGTGGCAAGATAACCGTAGCCGCCTTGCAAAGAGACGGATTCCTTGAGGTGAAGATTGGCGATACCGGTTGCGGAATACCCGGGGAGGTTATCGGTAAAATCTTCGACCCTCTGTTTACCACCAGGGCCAAAGGCATCGGCCTGGGGCTGGCGGTATCAAAAGCAATCGTCGAGAGGCATGACGGGTATATCGAGGTTGAGAGCGAGATAGGAAAGGGGACTGTTTTTACGGTAAAGTCACCTTTGCGAATTAATGAGGGCGAGTAATACAGGCTGATGGAAAAGACCAGGGTTTTAATAGTTGATGATATGAGAGGTATCCGCCTGACGCTCGGGGGGATACTGGAAGACC
It encodes:
- a CDS encoding XRE family transcriptional regulator, producing INESELFLLAGYLSPPMSGIEEEKPRYSGGQLDPYVTRMLSQEPVEVQRTVIGILSILKSIALTMK
- a CDS encoding ATP-binding protein — its product is MKQRVGTRLIGGFLIGAAITLLVGGVALSALNRVNRTANDVISTDIQSFTSAHFFTSALSDICRYEKEFFLASELGNRAVQEEYAARLEDSWTARLQDTEGIRQTSVLCLQCHDNGGGAPLSVGNNIKEREERIIQLVSFGDNAYHELVVPVLAGQTYEQLQPRYLDYRESIAELEALSASLHADTLHMLEIREKELIQLQATLQNLVIGIVLAAAIFALFLGSVLTRSITGPVRRLSEITRKIIAGDLTQRVEVSSRDELGELATSFNRMAESLQDSRRQVEKKERELEDANEELRVSNEELRAIEEELRNTNEELLETNEELRKTQEQLVRSEKLAAIGQLAGGVGHELRNPLGAIKNAVYYVRGKVAGSDLGQREPRVTQFLDIVDDEVAASNKIISDLLGFPRVGKPAISPACIDRVIEDALSRISVNENIALVKNLDPDLPEVEIDTDQIRQVLVNILMNAVQAMPGGGKITVAALQRDGFLEVKIGDTGCGIPGEVIGKIFDPLFTTRAKGIGLGLAVSKAIVERHDGYIEVESEIGKGTVFTVKSPLRINEGE